In one window of Lepus europaeus isolate LE1 chromosome 14, mLepTim1.pri, whole genome shotgun sequence DNA:
- the FCMR gene encoding fas apoptotic inhibitory molecule 3 isoform X1 — protein sequence MDFRLWLLCFLPVAGALRPLPEVQLEAELGGSVTIKCPLPEVEGRMYLCRQMAESRSCATVVSNHYTKDEYKSRVTLTQRSEKHQFLVRMTELTERDSGIYACGVGINTDHGKTKKVALNVHSAFSRRVRRLAVRMRARDATRRPRAQRSRTSSRPRSQNVYSACPRRAQGPDAAGAPDAPRAEPAASAPPTPPQVSETPWPQAATLQTSCEYVTICHQPAAKMEDPDSDNYVNIPYLTHLPSCAPGPGAWC from the exons tagctggggctctGAGGCCCCTCCCAGAAGTCCAGCTGGAGGCCGAGCTGGGTGGATCCGTGACCATCAAGTGCCCACTTCCTGAAGTCGAAGGGAGGATGTACCTGTGCCGGCAGATGGCTGAGTCTCGATCATGTGCTACCGTGGTATCCAACCACTACACCAAGGACGAATACAAGAGCCGCGTCACTCTGACGCAGCGCTCAGAAAAGCATCAGTTCCTGGTGAGGATGACCGAGCTGACCGAAAGAGACAGCGGAATCTATGCCTGCGGAGTGGGCATTAACACAGACCATGGCAAGACCAAGAAAGTTGCCCTCAACGTCCACAGCG CCTTCTCCAGGCGGGTCCGCAGGCTGGCCGTGAGGATGCGCGCCCGCGACGCGACCCGACGGCCCCGCGCGCAGCGCTCCCGCACCTCGTCGCGGCCGCGCTCGCAGAACGTCTACAGCGCCTGCCCGCGCCGCGCTCAGGGGCCGGACGCTGCGG GCGCACCGGACGCCCCGCGCGCCGAGCCCGCAGCCTCGGCACCGCCCACCCCGCCGCAG GTGTCTGAAACCCCCTGGCCCCAAGCCGCCACTCTGCAGACCAGCTGTGAATATGTGACCATCTGTCACCAGCCTGCTGCCAAGATGGAGGACCCTGATTCAGACAACTACGTCAATATTCCCTACCTGACTCACCTCCCCAGCTGTGccccggggcccggggcctggTGCTAA
- the FCMR gene encoding fas apoptotic inhibitory molecule 3 isoform X2, which translates to MIADAKENLAYLERLLPKRRPHTVVRKEPPTSVEFRRALSHEPPSGAGDQGLHILVPSGLAFLLLALLGLVVRRAVERRKAFSRRVRRLAVRMRARDATRRPRAQRSRTSSRPRSQNVYSACPRRAQGPDAAGAPDAPRAEPAASAPPTPPQVSETPWPQAATLQTSCEYVTICHQPAAKMEDPDSDNYVNIPYLTHLPSCAPGPGAWC; encoded by the exons ATGATCGCAGACGCCAAAGAAAACCTAGCCTACTTGGAGAGACTTTTGCCTAAGCGAAGACCACACACGGTAGTAAGGAAGGAGCCTCCGACGTCAGTGGAGTTCCGTAG GGCCCTCAGCCACGAGCCGCCGTCCGGCGCGGGGGACCAAGGCCTCCACATCCTCGTCCCCAGCGGCCTGGCCTTcctcctgctggccctgctggggcTGGTGGTGAGGAGGGCCGTGGAGAGGCGCAAGG CCTTCTCCAGGCGGGTCCGCAGGCTGGCCGTGAGGATGCGCGCCCGCGACGCGACCCGACGGCCCCGCGCGCAGCGCTCCCGCACCTCGTCGCGGCCGCGCTCGCAGAACGTCTACAGCGCCTGCCCGCGCCGCGCTCAGGGGCCGGACGCTGCGG GCGCACCGGACGCCCCGCGCGCCGAGCCCGCAGCCTCGGCACCGCCCACCCCGCCGCAG GTGTCTGAAACCCCCTGGCCCCAAGCCGCCACTCTGCAGACCAGCTGTGAATATGTGACCATCTGTCACCAGCCTGCTGCCAAGATGGAGGACCCTGATTCAGACAACTACGTCAATATTCCCTACCTGACTCACCTCCCCAGCTGTGccccggggcccggggcctggTGCTAA